Proteins found in one Serratia plymuthica genomic segment:
- the rsd gene encoding sigma D regulator has translation MLNRLESLTQRVGGSNELVDQWLQARKQLLVAYCTLVGIKPNKEKHTPLNEKALENFCHNLVDYLSAGHFHIYDRIIKQVEAAPSPKMALSVNIYPKLWVNTEQIMAFHDRYTEVDIDQDVCMEFHQALSDIGETLAARFALEDKLIQLATEASQQPLPDKALDQTR, from the coding sequence ATGCTCAACCGTTTGGAAAGCCTGACTCAGCGCGTTGGTGGTAGTAATGAATTAGTTGATCAATGGCTTCAGGCGCGCAAGCAGTTGCTCGTCGCCTATTGCACCCTCGTGGGCATCAAACCGAACAAAGAAAAGCATACGCCGCTGAATGAAAAAGCGCTGGAGAACTTTTGCCATAATTTGGTGGATTACCTCTCTGCCGGGCATTTTCATATCTATGACAGAATTATCAAACAAGTGGAAGCCGCACCCAGTCCGAAAATGGCGCTATCGGTGAACATCTATCCCAAACTTTGGGTCAATACCGAGCAGATCATGGCTTTCCACGATCGCTATACCGAAGTGGATATCGATCAGGACGTGTGCATGGAATTCCACCAGGCGCTGTCGGATATCGGTGAAACGCTTGCGGCGCGTTTCGCTCTGGAAGATAAGCTGATCCAACTGGCGACGGAAGCCTCGCAGCAACCTCTGCCGGATAAAGCACTGGATCAGACGCGTTAG
- the nudC gene encoding NAD(+) diphosphatase: protein MELALTGNENGWWIVSHESKIWLPHGELPFGSAASFSLQGRMARTIGEWEGLPVWLVRQAMPQDMGSVRQLLELDRGLFQLAGRGVQLADFYRSHRFCGYCGHEMHLSRTESACLCGHCRERYYPQIAPCVIVAIRRDDEILLAQHVRHRGGIHTVLAGFVEVGETLEQAAAREVMEESNIEIKNLRYVTSQPWPFPHSLMMAFMADYHRGEIRHDPKELLNAGWYRYDQLPLLPPPGTVARRLIEDTVALCREQ, encoded by the coding sequence ATGGAACTTGCATTAACGGGTAATGAAAATGGCTGGTGGATCGTCAGCCATGAAAGCAAAATTTGGTTACCGCACGGTGAATTGCCGTTCGGTTCGGCGGCGTCGTTTTCCCTGCAGGGGCGAATGGCGCGCACCATTGGTGAGTGGGAAGGGCTGCCGGTGTGGCTGGTGCGTCAGGCGATGCCGCAGGATATGGGCTCGGTGCGCCAACTGCTCGAGCTCGATCGCGGGTTGTTTCAGCTTGCCGGGCGCGGCGTGCAACTGGCCGACTTTTACCGCTCTCATCGCTTCTGCGGTTATTGCGGCCATGAGATGCACCTCAGCCGTACCGAGAGCGCCTGTCTGTGCGGTCACTGTCGGGAGCGTTACTACCCGCAAATTGCACCCTGCGTGATCGTCGCTATTCGGCGCGACGATGAGATCCTGCTGGCGCAGCATGTGCGTCATCGCGGCGGCATTCATACCGTATTGGCCGGTTTTGTCGAGGTCGGTGAAACGCTGGAGCAGGCGGCCGCGCGCGAGGTGATGGAAGAAAGTAATATTGAAATCAAAAACCTGCGCTATGTGACTTCTCAACCCTGGCCGTTCCCGCATTCGCTGATGATGGCCTTTATGGCCGATTACCACCGCGGTGAGATTCGTCACGATCCGAAAGAGCTGCTGAACGCCGGCTGGTACCGTTATGACCAGTTGCCGCTGTTGCCGCCGCCCGGCACAGTGGCGCGCCGCCTGATAGAGGACACCGTAGCCTTATGCCGTGAGCAATAA
- a CDS encoding YjaG family protein, producing the protein MLRNPIHLRLEKLESWQHLTFMASLCERMYPNYQMFCLQTEFGDPAIYRRILDLVWETLVVKDAKVNFDSQLEKLEEAIPSAEDYDLYGVYPAIDACIALGELIHSRLSGETLEHAIAISETSIRTVAMLEMTQAGKEMTDDELKVLPAVEEEWDIQWEIFRLLADCEERDLELIKGLRSDLREAAVSNIGINLTQ; encoded by the coding sequence ATGCTACGTAACCCGATTCATTTACGTCTGGAAAAGCTTGAAAGCTGGCAACATTTGACCTTTATGGCCAGTTTGTGCGAGCGTATGTATCCGAATTACCAGATGTTCTGCCTGCAGACCGAGTTCGGCGATCCGGCCATTTACCGCCGCATTCTGGATTTGGTGTGGGAAACCCTGGTGGTGAAGGATGCCAAGGTCAACTTTGACAGCCAGCTGGAGAAGTTGGAAGAGGCGATTCCCTCGGCAGAAGATTACGATCTTTACGGCGTTTACCCGGCGATTGACGCCTGTATCGCATTAGGGGAACTGATCCATTCGCGGCTCAGCGGGGAGACGCTGGAGCACGCCATTGCCATTAGCGAAACGTCGATTCGCACCGTGGCGATGCTGGAAATGACTCAGGCCGGTAAAGAAATGACCGACGATGAGTTGAAGGTTTTGCCTGCGGTAGAGGAAGAATGGGACATTCAATGGGAGATTTTCCGCCTGTTGGCTGACTGTGAAGAGCGTGATTTAGAGCTGATCAAAGGGTTGCGTTCTGACCTCCGCGAGGCTGCGGTAAGTAATATCGGGATAAATTTAACGCAATAA
- the nfi gene encoding deoxyribonuclease V (cleaves DNA at apurinic or apyrimidinic sites), whose amino-acid sequence MVDTQALRAEQLQRASEVIRHDDFLVDTPAFIAGADVGFEQEGAVTRAAIAILRYPSLELVEYQIARVATTMPYIPGFLSFREYPALLAAWEQLQQKPDLVFVDGHGISHPRRLGVASHFGLLVNVPTIGVAKKRLCGKFAPLDVAAGALAPLEDKGEQLGWVWRSKVRCNPLFIATGHRVSADSALAWVQRCMAGYRLPEPTRWADAIASRRPAFQRWLQQHPEVPQ is encoded by the coding sequence GTGGTAGATACCCAAGCTCTGCGCGCAGAGCAGTTGCAACGTGCGTCTGAAGTCATTCGCCACGATGACTTTCTGGTCGATACGCCGGCTTTTATCGCCGGCGCTGACGTGGGTTTCGAGCAGGAAGGGGCGGTGACGCGAGCTGCCATCGCCATCCTGCGGTATCCGTCGCTGGAACTGGTTGAATACCAGATTGCCCGTGTGGCTACTACCATGCCCTATATTCCGGGTTTTCTTTCATTCCGTGAATATCCCGCGTTGCTTGCTGCGTGGGAGCAATTGCAACAGAAGCCGGACCTGGTTTTTGTCGACGGTCATGGCATTTCGCATCCGCGCCGCCTGGGCGTCGCCAGCCACTTTGGGTTGTTGGTCAATGTGCCGACCATCGGCGTGGCGAAGAAGCGCCTGTGCGGTAAATTCGCGCCTCTGGATGTCGCCGCCGGTGCGCTGGCGCCGCTGGAGGATAAAGGCGAACAGCTTGGCTGGGTGTGGCGCAGCAAGGTGCGCTGCAACCCATTGTTTATCGCCACCGGCCACCGTGTAAGCGCCGACAGCGCACTGGCCTGGGTACAGCGCTGCATGGCGGGCTACCGTTTACCTGAACCCACGCGCTGGGCCGATGCCATCGCCTCGCGCCGGCCGGCCTTCCAGCGCTGGCTGCAACAGCATCCAGAGGTGCCGCAATGA
- a CDS encoding DUF1481 domain-containing protein, with protein MAPLLFVRQALLAIGIAGGLSACSSHSDPPTFTASGYVADQGVMRLWRKDDDQQRPQVLMSVYSPYRGPGTVTTLYEYQNGELRQIKRTDADRDQDSIQLRFADDGTVSFMQRQLATRREQLTGDEIALYQYQARRVLELSDALRAGKVTLMQGRWQQDVVQTCDGQSIKPKLDKNAEAWIARRARNSNQPVNIAWLDAPEGRELLLVANDDFCRWEPKEETL; from the coding sequence ATGGCGCCCCTTTTGTTTGTCCGACAGGCGCTGCTGGCCATTGGCATTGCCGGTGGCCTGAGCGCCTGCAGCAGTCATTCTGATCCCCCCACCTTTACCGCCAGCGGCTACGTGGCCGATCAGGGCGTTATGCGTCTGTGGCGTAAAGACGACGACCAGCAACGTCCTCAGGTGCTGATGAGTGTCTACAGCCCCTATCGCGGGCCAGGCACGGTCACTACCCTGTACGAATACCAGAACGGTGAACTGCGCCAGATTAAGCGCACTGATGCCGATCGCGATCAAGACTCTATTCAATTACGCTTTGCCGATGACGGCACGGTGAGTTTTATGCAACGCCAGCTGGCTACGCGGCGTGAGCAATTGACCGGCGATGAGATCGCCCTGTATCAATACCAGGCACGGCGGGTCCTTGAACTGAGCGATGCGTTGCGCGCCGGTAAGGTGACGCTGATGCAGGGGCGTTGGCAGCAGGATGTGGTGCAAACCTGTGATGGGCAATCAATCAAGCCGAAGCTGGATAAGAATGCAGAGGCCTGGATCGCGCGGCGTGCCCGCAACAGCAACCAGCCGGTGAATATAGCCTGGTTGGACGCGCCGGAAGGGCGTGAACTGCTGCTGGTGGCGAACGACGATTTTTGCCGCTGGGAACCGAAAGAAGAGACGTTATAA
- the purH gene encoding bifunctional phosphoribosylaminoimidazolecarboxamide formyltransferase/IMP cyclohydrolase: MQQPRPIRRALLSVSDKAGIVEFAEALSQRGVELLSTGGTARLLADAGLPVTEVSDYTGFPEMMDGRVKTLHPKVHGGILGRRGQDDAIMGQHDIKPIDMVVVNLYPFAQTVARPDCSLEDAVENIDIGGPTMVRSAAKNHKDVAIVVKSSDYAAIITEMDNNDGSLQYATRFDLAIKAFEHTAAYDSMIANYFGALVPAYHGDTEQPAGRFPRTLNLNYIKKQDMRYGENSHQQAAFYIEENVQEASVATADQLQGKALSYNNIADTDAALECVKEFAEPACVIVKHANPCGVAIGDDILVAYERAYQTDPTSAFGGIIAFNRELDAATAQAIISRQFVEVIIAPSISQEARSLLAAKQNVRVLACGQWQQRVAALDFKRVNGGLLVQDRDLGMVNEGDLRVVSERQPSAQELRDALFCWKVAKFVKSNAIVYARDNMTIGIGAGQMSRVYSAKIAGIKAADEGLEVKGSAMASDAFFPFRDGIDAAAAVGITCVIQPGGSIRDDEVIAAANEHGIAMIFTDMRHFRH, encoded by the coding sequence ATGCAACAACCTCGTCCAATCCGCCGGGCCCTGCTCAGCGTCTCCGACAAAGCCGGTATCGTTGAATTCGCCGAAGCGCTTTCCCAGCGTGGCGTCGAACTACTCTCCACCGGCGGCACCGCCCGTCTGCTGGCAGATGCCGGCCTGCCTGTTACCGAAGTTTCCGACTACACCGGTTTCCCGGAAATGATGGACGGACGAGTGAAGACCCTGCATCCCAAGGTACACGGCGGCATTCTGGGCCGTCGCGGTCAGGACGATGCGATCATGGGCCAGCACGACATCAAGCCGATCGACATGGTAGTCGTTAACCTTTATCCGTTCGCCCAGACAGTCGCGCGCCCGGACTGCTCGCTGGAAGACGCGGTCGAGAATATCGATATCGGCGGCCCGACCATGGTGCGCTCCGCGGCCAAGAACCATAAAGACGTCGCCATCGTGGTGAAGAGCAGCGACTACGCCGCCATCATTACCGAGATGGATAACAACGATGGCTCGCTGCAATACGCCACTCGTTTCGATCTGGCTATCAAAGCCTTCGAGCATACCGCCGCCTACGACAGCATGATCGCCAACTACTTCGGCGCACTGGTTCCAGCCTATCACGGCGATACTGAACAGCCTGCCGGCCGGTTCCCACGCACCCTGAACCTTAACTACATCAAGAAGCAGGATATGCGCTACGGTGAAAACAGCCACCAGCAAGCTGCCTTCTATATAGAAGAGAACGTTCAGGAAGCTTCTGTCGCTACCGCTGACCAGCTGCAGGGCAAAGCGCTCTCCTATAACAACATCGCCGATACCGACGCCGCGCTGGAATGCGTCAAAGAGTTCGCCGAGCCGGCCTGCGTGATCGTCAAGCACGCCAACCCATGCGGTGTGGCTATCGGCGACGATATCCTGGTGGCCTACGAGCGCGCCTACCAGACCGATCCGACCTCGGCTTTCGGCGGTATCATCGCCTTCAACCGTGAACTGGATGCCGCCACCGCGCAAGCCATCATTAGCCGCCAGTTCGTGGAAGTGATCATTGCACCGAGCATCAGCCAGGAAGCCCGCTCTCTGCTGGCCGCCAAGCAGAACGTTCGCGTTCTGGCCTGCGGTCAATGGCAACAACGCGTTGCCGCGCTGGACTTCAAACGCGTCAATGGCGGCCTGCTGGTGCAGGATCGCGATCTGGGTATGGTGAACGAAGGCGATCTGCGCGTGGTGTCCGAACGTCAGCCGAGCGCTCAGGAACTGCGTGATGCGCTGTTCTGCTGGAAAGTGGCCAAATTCGTGAAATCCAACGCCATCGTTTATGCGCGTGACAATATGACCATCGGCATAGGCGCTGGCCAGATGAGCCGCGTTTACTCCGCCAAAATCGCCGGGATCAAAGCGGCAGACGAAGGGCTTGAGGTGAAAGGTTCCGCCATGGCGTCCGACGCCTTCTTCCCGTTCCGTGACGGCATCGATGCGGCAGCGGCGGTTGGCATCACCTGCGTGATCCAGCCTGGCGGTTCGATCCGCGACGACGAAGTGATTGCCGCCGCCAACGAACACGGCATTGCGATGATCTTCACCGACATGCGCCACTTCCGCCATTAA
- the hupA gene encoding nucleoid-associated protein HU-alpha, translating into MNKTQLIDVIADKADLSKAQAKLALESTLAAITESLKEGDAVQLVGFGTFKVNHRNERTGRNPQTGKEIKIAAANVPAFVSGKALKDAVK; encoded by the coding sequence ATGAACAAGACTCAACTGATTGATGTAATCGCGGACAAGGCTGACCTTTCCAAAGCACAAGCTAAACTGGCTCTGGAATCCACCCTGGCTGCTATTACTGAGTCTCTGAAAGAAGGTGATGCAGTACAATTGGTTGGTTTCGGTACTTTCAAAGTGAACCATCGTAACGAGCGCACCGGCCGCAACCCACAGACTGGTAAAGAAATCAAAATCGCAGCTGCCAACGTGCCTGCGTTCGTTTCTGGTAAAGCACTGAAAGACGCGGTTAAGTAA
- the hemE gene encoding uroporphyrinogen decarboxylase: MNELKNDRYLRALQRMPVDVTPVWMMRQAGRYLPEYKATRAQAGDFMSLCKNAELACEVTLQPLRRYALDAAILFSDILTIPDAMGLGLYFEAGEGPRFSSPITSRADVDKLPVFDPEVELGYVMNAVRTIRRELKGEVPLIGFSGSPWTLATYMVEGGSSKAFTKLKKMMYAEPATLHLLLDKLADSVILYLNAQIKAGAQSVMIFDTWGGVLTGRDYREFSLHYMHKIVDGLLRENDGRRVPVTLFTKGGGQWLEAMAATGCDALGLDWTTDIADARRRVGDKVALQGNMDPSMLYASPERIGQEVETILAGFGHGEGHVFNLGHGIHLDVPPENAGVFVEAVHAQSAKYHR, from the coding sequence ATGAATGAGTTGAAGAACGATCGTTACCTGCGCGCGCTGCAACGTATGCCGGTGGATGTGACCCCAGTATGGATGATGCGTCAGGCCGGTCGTTATTTGCCGGAGTACAAGGCTACCCGCGCTCAAGCCGGCGATTTCATGTCGCTGTGCAAGAATGCGGAGTTGGCCTGTGAGGTTACGCTGCAACCGCTGCGCCGCTATGCGCTGGATGCCGCTATCCTGTTCTCCGATATCCTCACCATTCCCGATGCTATGGGGCTGGGCCTGTATTTCGAAGCCGGTGAAGGCCCACGCTTCTCTTCGCCGATCACCAGCCGTGCCGACGTGGACAAACTGCCGGTGTTCGATCCGGAAGTGGAACTGGGCTATGTGATGAACGCGGTACGCACCATTCGTCGCGAACTGAAAGGCGAAGTGCCGCTGATTGGCTTCTCCGGCAGCCCGTGGACGCTGGCGACCTACATGGTGGAAGGAGGCAGCAGCAAGGCCTTTACCAAGCTGAAAAAAATGATGTACGCCGAACCGGCCACGTTGCATTTGCTGCTGGATAAGCTGGCGGACAGCGTCATTTTGTATCTTAACGCCCAGATTAAAGCCGGCGCGCAGTCGGTGATGATATTCGATACCTGGGGCGGTGTGCTGACCGGACGCGACTATCGCGAATTCTCGCTGCACTACATGCACAAGATTGTCGACGGGCTGCTGCGTGAAAACGACGGCCGCCGCGTACCGGTCACGTTATTCACCAAAGGCGGCGGCCAGTGGCTGGAAGCGATGGCGGCGACCGGTTGTGATGCGCTGGGCCTGGACTGGACTACCGATATTGCGGATGCGCGCCGTCGCGTAGGCGACAAAGTGGCGCTGCAGGGGAATATGGATCCGTCCATGCTGTACGCATCGCCTGAACGCATCGGCCAAGAAGTGGAAACCATTCTGGCCGGTTTCGGCCACGGCGAAGGCCACGTGTTCAACCTGGGCCACGGCATTCATCTGGACGTACCGCCAGAAAACGCGGGCGTCTTTGTAGAGGCCGTTCACGCTCAATCGGCGAAATACCATCGCTAA
- a CDS encoding ester cyclase, giving the protein MKQPMALLLLAFAGNALATPLVEPLQLISDHNLPIAQQQAQILAAKRYDSFWNTGDEMLAKQALARDFTDMTLPTGRMQGIRGALQASKTFRQAVPDLRCEVTQMIVSGDRVVAHLHFSGHFTGHFQGKQGKGQLIDFIATDIYQIKQGAITANWHIEDNLTLLQQLGMVKM; this is encoded by the coding sequence ATGAAACAGCCTATGGCCTTACTATTGCTGGCCTTTGCCGGCAACGCATTGGCAACCCCGCTTGTCGAACCATTGCAGTTGATTAGCGACCACAACCTTCCTATTGCACAGCAGCAGGCGCAAATACTTGCCGCCAAGCGCTACGACAGCTTCTGGAATACCGGCGATGAGATGCTGGCAAAACAGGCGCTGGCCCGTGACTTTACCGATATGACCTTACCCACCGGCAGAATGCAGGGTATTCGCGGCGCGTTGCAGGCCTCGAAAACTTTCCGCCAGGCCGTCCCGGACTTACGTTGCGAAGTGACGCAGATGATTGTTTCCGGCGATCGCGTCGTGGCGCATTTGCACTTTAGCGGGCATTTTACTGGCCATTTTCAGGGGAAACAGGGAAAAGGACAACTCATTGATTTTATTGCAACCGATATCTATCAGATCAAGCAAGGAGCAATAACCGCCAATTGGCATATTGAGGATAATCTGACGTTATTACAGCAGTTGGGAATGGTGAAAATGTAG
- the actP gene encoding cation/acetate symporter ActP translates to MKRLLSSVALLALPGLAFADAISGEVHRQPLNIQAIVMFVLFVGATLYITYWASKRTRSRQDYYTAGGKITGLQNGLAIAGDFMSAASFLGISALVYTSGYDGLIYSIGFLIGWPIILFLIAERLRNLGRYTFADVASYRLKQKPIRTLSACGSLVVVALYLIAQMVGAGKLIQLLFGLNYHVAVILVGILMVLYVLFGGMLATTWVQIIKAVLLLAGASFMALMVMKSVNFDFNTLFAEAVKVHPKGIAIMSPGGLVSDPISALSLGLALMFGTAGLPHILMRFFTVSDAKEARKSVFYATGFIGYFYILTFIIGFGAILLVSPNPAFKDATGALLGGTNMAAVHLANAVGGNFFLGFISAVAFATILAVVAGLTLAGASAVSHDLYASVVKDGKATERDELRVSKITVVILGIVAIALGILFEKQNIAFMVGLAFSIAASCNFPIIILSMYWSRLTTRGAMIGGWLGLLTAVILMILGPTIWVQILGHEKPIYPYEYPALFSILVAFVGTWLFSVTDSSLTGQQERERFRSQFVRSQTGLGISQGSSH, encoded by the coding sequence ATGAAGCGTTTATTGTCCTCCGTCGCTCTGTTGGCTCTGCCGGGGTTGGCCTTTGCCGATGCCATTAGCGGTGAAGTACATCGCCAGCCGTTGAATATTCAGGCGATCGTCATGTTCGTGTTGTTTGTCGGCGCCACGTTGTATATCACCTATTGGGCCTCCAAACGCACCCGCTCGCGCCAGGACTATTACACCGCGGGGGGGAAAATCACCGGCCTGCAGAACGGTCTTGCCATCGCCGGTGATTTTATGTCGGCGGCTTCTTTCCTGGGTATTTCCGCACTGGTGTATACCTCTGGCTATGACGGGCTGATTTACTCTATCGGCTTTTTGATCGGCTGGCCGATCATTCTGTTCCTGATTGCCGAACGCCTGCGTAACCTTGGCCGCTATACTTTCGCTGACGTAGCCTCTTACCGCCTGAAGCAAAAACCGATCCGCACGCTTTCCGCCTGCGGCTCCCTGGTGGTGGTCGCGCTGTATCTGATTGCTCAGATGGTCGGGGCCGGCAAGTTGATCCAATTACTGTTCGGGCTGAACTACCATGTAGCGGTAATTTTGGTCGGCATTTTGATGGTGTTGTACGTTTTGTTCGGCGGCATGCTGGCCACGACCTGGGTACAGATTATCAAAGCGGTGCTGCTGTTGGCGGGTGCCAGCTTTATGGCGCTGATGGTGATGAAATCGGTCAACTTTGACTTCAACACCCTGTTTGCCGAAGCCGTGAAAGTGCATCCGAAGGGCATCGCCATTATGAGCCCGGGTGGTTTGGTCTCAGATCCTATTTCGGCACTTTCCCTGGGGCTGGCGCTGATGTTCGGTACCGCCGGGTTGCCGCATATTCTGATGCGCTTCTTTACCGTCAGCGATGCCAAAGAGGCCCGCAAAAGCGTGTTCTATGCCACCGGTTTTATCGGCTACTTCTATATTCTGACCTTTATTATCGGTTTTGGCGCTATTTTGCTGGTCAGCCCTAACCCGGCGTTCAAAGATGCCACCGGAGCGCTGCTGGGCGGCACCAATATGGCCGCAGTGCATTTGGCCAACGCGGTTGGCGGTAACTTCTTCCTCGGCTTTATCTCGGCAGTCGCCTTTGCCACCATCCTTGCGGTGGTTGCCGGCCTGACGCTGGCAGGGGCATCAGCGGTATCTCACGACTTGTACGCTAGCGTGGTTAAAGATGGCAAAGCGACCGAGCGTGATGAACTGCGGGTTTCCAAGATCACCGTGGTGATCCTGGGGATAGTGGCGATTGCGCTGGGAATTTTGTTTGAGAAGCAGAATATCGCCTTTATGGTGGGGCTGGCCTTCTCTATCGCCGCCAGCTGTAACTTCCCGATCATCATTCTTTCGATGTATTGGTCACGCCTGACGACCCGTGGTGCGATGATCGGTGGCTGGCTGGGCTTGCTGACTGCGGTGATCCTGATGATCCTGGGCCCGACGATTTGGGTGCAGATCCTTGGCCATGAAAAACCGATCTACCCTTATGAATACCCGGCGCTGTTCTCGATACTGGTGGCATTTGTAGGGACCTGGCTGTTCTCCGTCACCGACAGTTCGCTGACCGGGCAGCAAGAACGCGAGCGTTTCCGCTCTCAGTTTGTTCGTTCGCAAACCGGGCTGGGCATCTCTCAGGGCAGCTCGCATTAA
- the purD gene encoding phosphoribosylamine--glycine ligase, whose product MNILIIGNGGREHALAWKAAQSPLADNVYVAPGNAGTALEPNLTNVAISATDIPALVAFAQSHDIGLTIVGPEAPLVIGVVDAFQAAGLKIFGPTQAAAQLEGSKAFTKDFLARHNIPSAEYQNFTDVEPALAYVRSKGAPIVIKADGLAAGKGVIVAMTLQEAEDAVQDMLAGNAFGDAGHRIVVEEFLEGEEASFIVMVDGENVVPMATSQDHKRVGDGDTGPNTGGMGAYSPAPVVTDEIHQRAMDQVIWPTVRGMAAEGNTYVGFLYAGLMISADGQPKVIEFNCRFGDPETQPIMLRLRSDLVELCLAGEEGKLNEKTSEWDERPALGVVLAAGGYPGDYSNGDVIQGLPQQESADGKVFHAGTRMQGDDVVTNGGRVLCATALGATVAEAQQRAYQLAKGIQWQGSFCRSDIGYRAIARGK is encoded by the coding sequence ATGAACATTTTAATTATCGGCAACGGCGGGCGTGAACATGCGCTGGCATGGAAAGCCGCTCAGTCACCGCTGGCAGACAACGTTTACGTCGCACCGGGCAACGCCGGTACCGCGCTGGAACCAAACCTGACAAACGTAGCGATCTCCGCCACCGATATTCCGGCGCTGGTCGCCTTTGCACAGAGCCATGACATCGGTCTGACCATCGTTGGGCCGGAAGCGCCGCTGGTGATTGGCGTGGTTGACGCCTTCCAGGCCGCAGGCCTGAAAATCTTTGGCCCGACCCAGGCGGCCGCTCAACTGGAAGGCTCTAAAGCCTTTACCAAAGACTTCCTGGCGCGTCATAACATTCCGAGCGCCGAGTACCAGAACTTTACCGACGTTGAACCGGCGCTGGCTTATGTACGCAGTAAAGGTGCCCCTATCGTCATTAAAGCCGATGGTCTTGCCGCCGGTAAAGGCGTCATCGTCGCCATGACGCTGCAGGAAGCGGAAGACGCAGTGCAGGACATGCTGGCCGGCAACGCTTTTGGCGATGCGGGCCACCGTATCGTGGTGGAAGAATTCCTCGAGGGTGAGGAAGCCAGTTTTATCGTGATGGTCGACGGCGAGAACGTAGTGCCGATGGCCACCAGCCAGGATCACAAACGCGTTGGCGATGGCGATACCGGCCCTAACACCGGCGGTATGGGCGCCTATTCCCCGGCCCCGGTAGTCACTGATGAAATCCACCAGCGAGCAATGGACCAGGTCATTTGGCCGACGGTACGCGGCATGGCCGCGGAAGGGAATACCTACGTCGGTTTCCTGTATGCCGGGCTGATGATCTCTGCAGACGGTCAGCCGAAAGTGATTGAGTTCAACTGCCGCTTTGGCGATCCGGAAACTCAACCCATCATGCTGCGTCTGCGCTCCGATCTGGTTGAACTGTGTCTGGCCGGTGAGGAAGGCAAGTTGAATGAGAAAACGTCCGAGTGGGACGAGCGCCCTGCCTTGGGCGTGGTACTGGCGGCCGGCGGATACCCGGGCGACTACAGCAACGGTGACGTGATTCAGGGCCTACCGCAGCAGGAAAGCGCCGACGGCAAAGTGTTCCATGCCGGTACGCGCATGCAGGGCGATGACGTAGTCACTAACGGTGGGCGCGTGCTGTGCGCGACAGCGCTGGGTGCAACGGTAGCGGAAGCGCAACAACGCGCATACCAGTTGGCGAAAGGCATTCAGTGGCAGGGCAGTTTCTGTCGCAGCGATATTGGCTATCGTGCGATTGCCCGCGGCAAATGA